One genomic region from Blastopirellula marina encodes:
- a CDS encoding sulfatase codes for MMNFVRSMLVLACFLGIPLSLVSAADAADKPNILFVLCDDLRPDAVGCLGSEHVKTPRIDQIAKEGILFNNSFCTTSLCSPSRASILTGLYAHAHGVTNNFTEFPAEMATFPKRLQDAGYETAYIGKYHMGEDNDQPRPGFDWFVTHKGQGKYFDTAFNINGQGEKVVEGYYTHVVTDMAIDWLEKDHGDKPWCLMIGQKAPHSFYFPEPKYEHAFDDVEVKYPATAFDLDDNPKWMKKRLYTWHGIYGPLFDWRKDFPDDSPEGVKAFENMVHAYWGTVLSIDDSMGRLYDWLDKSGQLDNTVIVFMGDNGLLEGEHGMVDKRTAHEMSIRVPLIVRYPKLGKEKALDQQVLTVDMAPTLIELAGAKPINEIHGKSWAKLATGGDDDWRKSWLYYYNYEKQFPYTPNVRALRTDRYKFIRYPHGDGSLDRHMAELYDLKADPGEGTNLAEKPEHAQLVMQLRQELSDQMGSVGLTSATDKMPIDEGIGSELPDEKIR; via the coding sequence ATGATGAACTTTGTCCGTTCCATGCTTGTTCTAGCGTGTTTCCTAGGCATTCCGCTTTCGCTTGTTTCGGCGGCGGATGCGGCCGATAAACCGAATATTTTGTTCGTCTTGTGCGACGACCTTCGCCCCGATGCGGTCGGTTGCCTGGGTAGCGAGCACGTAAAGACTCCTCGAATCGATCAAATTGCCAAGGAAGGGATTCTCTTCAATAACTCGTTCTGCACGACTTCGCTGTGCTCTCCTAGCCGAGCGTCGATCTTGACCGGGCTGTATGCTCACGCGCACGGTGTCACGAACAATTTCACCGAATTCCCGGCCGAGATGGCGACGTTTCCTAAGCGTCTGCAGGACGCTGGGTACGAAACGGCCTACATCGGCAAATACCACATGGGAGAAGACAACGACCAGCCGCGCCCCGGGTTTGACTGGTTCGTCACCCACAAAGGTCAGGGAAAGTACTTCGACACTGCCTTCAACATCAACGGCCAGGGCGAAAAGGTCGTCGAAGGGTACTACACTCATGTCGTTACCGACATGGCGATCGACTGGCTGGAAAAGGATCATGGCGATAAGCCATGGTGCCTGATGATCGGCCAAAAAGCACCGCACAGCTTCTATTTTCCGGAGCCCAAGTACGAGCACGCGTTCGACGATGTCGAAGTGAAGTACCCGGCAACGGCCTTTGATCTGGACGACAACCCGAAGTGGATGAAGAAGCGGCTGTATACCTGGCACGGCATCTATGGCCCACTGTTCGACTGGCGGAAAGACTTTCCAGATGACAGCCCAGAAGGGGTAAAAGCCTTCGAGAACATGGTGCATGCCTACTGGGGAACCGTTCTGAGCATCGACGACAGCATGGGGCGTCTCTATGACTGGCTGGATAAATCAGGCCAGTTGGATAACACGGTTATTGTCTTCATGGGGGACAACGGGCTCCTCGAGGGTGAGCACGGAATGGTCGACAAGCGAACGGCCCACGAAATGAGTATTCGCGTTCCGCTGATCGTCCGTTATCCTAAACTCGGCAAGGAAAAGGCTCTCGATCAGCAGGTTCTAACCGTTGATATGGCTCCGACGCTGATCGAACTTGCAGGAGCGAAGCCGATAAACGAAATTCACGGTAAGTCGTGGGCAAAGCTGGCCACTGGTGGTGACGACGATTGGCGAAAGTCGTGGTTATACTACTACAATTACGAAAAGCAGTTCCCCTACACGCCAAACGTCCGGGCCCTGCGAACCGATCGCTATAAGTTCATTCGTTACCCGCATGGCGATGGTTCCCTTGACCGTCATATGGCCGAGCTGTATGACCTAAAGGCAGATCCAGGCGAAGGGACCAACCTGGCAGAAAAGCCGGAACATGCTCAATTGGTCATGCAGTTGCGGCAAGAGTTATCTGATCAGATGGGATCGGTCGGGCTGACATCAGCCACCGACAAGATGCCCATCGACGAAGGGATTGGCTCGGAACTGCCAGACGAAAAGATCCGCTAA
- a CDS encoding glycoside hydrolase family 2 protein, with the protein MNLRAAFHPRTLSWLLALAVTMMPLAATAADEDPYAIDGPWKYTFVPPTDGWKLADYDDSKWQEGYGGFGTRGTPNSRIGTVWNTDHIWLRRTYDLETIPKKPALLVHHDEDTEVFLNGVQVAKFARWSTEYSVYPLTDEGRQALKIGKNILAAHTRQDTGGQYIDIHLIDENNVPKLPPARLPDRPYQSELITKWGSEVTPENAWREYPRPQMTRDKWENLNGQWNYAVTSENQDNIPEAWTGQILVPYALESKLSGVQRNLRPTEALWYHRSVELAPQDGQRTLLNFEAVDYACRVFVNGVEVGSHVGGNTPFSIDVTKAAKSGLNDVVVRVEDKTGGAQLRGKQTLDPHGIWYTPVSGIWQTVWVEQVPSTYISDVKILTDPETGRIQIAPTIEGNGAAKVSLKATVYDNGNAVADVTTAKEDLVVEIADAKLWSPSSPHLYDITVAVLDEKGAVIDMVSTYTGIRSVGTVRDEDGDLRFTLNGKPIFHWGPLDQGWWPDGLLTPPSDEAMLFDIEYLQAAGFNMIRKHIKVEPRRYYYHCDRLGMMVWQDQVSGGKSPPWTRMKPDPVDAEWSDEDHAQYLREFDEMVTTLESHPSIVVWVPYNEAWGQHRTVATGDWILQRDPTRLVNIASGGNYWPVGHVADHHSYPHPSFPLQQERLNKMVKVVGEFGGHGWPVEGHLWKKTQANWGYGGLPRSAKEYQARYEESIDKLLQLKGEGIAGAVYTQTTDVESEINGLMTFDRKVIKMPAEELKAIHVPVTK; encoded by the coding sequence ATGAACCTTCGCGCTGCGTTTCACCCTAGAACACTCAGTTGGCTGCTCGCCTTAGCAGTTACAATGATGCCGCTGGCGGCAACTGCCGCCGATGAAGACCCTTACGCGATTGATGGCCCCTGGAAGTACACATTCGTCCCGCCGACCGACGGCTGGAAACTAGCCGACTATGACGACAGCAAGTGGCAGGAAGGTTACGGCGGCTTCGGAACGCGTGGTACGCCAAACTCTCGGATCGGTACCGTTTGGAACACCGATCATATCTGGTTGCGCCGCACTTACGACTTGGAGACCATTCCCAAAAAGCCAGCTCTGTTGGTGCATCACGACGAAGACACCGAGGTCTTCCTCAACGGCGTGCAAGTTGCCAAGTTTGCCCGCTGGTCGACCGAATACAGTGTCTATCCGCTGACCGACGAAGGACGTCAAGCGCTGAAAATCGGCAAGAACATTCTCGCCGCCCATACACGGCAAGACACCGGAGGGCAGTACATCGATATTCATTTGATCGATGAAAACAACGTCCCCAAGCTGCCTCCGGCACGTCTCCCCGATCGTCCGTACCAGTCCGAATTGATCACCAAGTGGGGTTCTGAGGTCACACCTGAGAATGCCTGGCGAGAATATCCCCGTCCGCAAATGACGCGCGACAAGTGGGAAAATCTGAACGGCCAGTGGAACTACGCGGTCACTTCCGAAAACCAGGACAACATTCCCGAAGCATGGACTGGACAGATCCTGGTTCCCTACGCTCTCGAATCGAAGCTGTCTGGCGTTCAGCGAAATCTTCGTCCTACCGAAGCACTCTGGTATCACCGCAGCGTCGAACTGGCACCGCAAGATGGGCAGCGCACACTTTTAAACTTCGAAGCCGTCGATTACGCCTGCCGCGTTTTTGTGAACGGTGTGGAGGTCGGCAGCCACGTTGGTGGAAACACGCCATTCAGCATCGACGTTACCAAAGCTGCCAAGTCAGGGCTGAATGATGTCGTCGTTCGAGTCGAAGACAAGACCGGCGGCGCGCAGTTGCGTGGCAAGCAGACGCTTGATCCGCACGGCATCTGGTACACGCCTGTTTCCGGGATTTGGCAGACCGTATGGGTCGAACAGGTTCCCAGCACGTACATCTCGGATGTGAAGATCTTGACCGATCCCGAAACCGGACGCATTCAGATTGCACCGACGATCGAAGGAAACGGAGCCGCGAAGGTTTCGCTGAAAGCAACCGTCTACGACAACGGCAACGCCGTCGCCGACGTCACTACGGCGAAAGAGGATCTCGTGGTGGAGATCGCCGATGCCAAGCTCTGGTCACCAAGTAGTCCTCACCTCTACGATATCACCGTGGCCGTGCTCGACGAAAAGGGGGCAGTCATCGACATGGTGAGCACCTATACCGGCATTCGTTCGGTGGGAACGGTTCGTGACGAGGATGGCGATCTGCGGTTCACCCTGAACGGCAAGCCAATCTTCCACTGGGGCCCGCTCGATCAAGGGTGGTGGCCTGATGGGTTGCTGACTCCTCCTTCCGACGAAGCGATGTTGTTCGACATCGAGTACCTCCAGGCAGCCGGATTCAACATGATCCGCAAGCATATCAAGGTCGAACCGCGACGTTATTACTATCACTGCGATCGACTTGGGATGATGGTCTGGCAAGACCAGGTTAGCGGCGGCAAGAGCCCACCTTGGACACGGATGAAGCCGGATCCGGTCGACGCCGAGTGGTCCGACGAAGATCATGCCCAGTATCTTCGAGAATTCGACGAGATGGTCACCACGCTGGAAAGCCACCCAAGCATTGTCGTCTGGGTGCCGTACAACGAAGCCTGGGGACAGCATCGCACAGTGGCAACCGGCGATTGGATCCTGCAGCGCGATCCAACGCGGCTAGTCAACATTGCCAGCGGTGGCAACTACTGGCCAGTCGGTCATGTCGCCGATCATCACAGCTACCCACATCCGTCGTTCCCACTCCAGCAGGAACGACTCAACAAGATGGTGAAGGTCGTCGGTGAGTTCGGCGGGCACGGCTGGCCGGTTGAAGGGCACCTATGGAAGAAAACCCAGGCAAACTGGGGTTACGGTGGACTGCCGCGTTCGGCTAAAGAGTACCAGGCCCGCTACGAAGAATCGATTGATAAGCTTCTTCAGCTAAAAGGCGAAGGGATCGCCGGTGCGGTCTACACCCAGACAACCGACGTCGAAAGCGAGATCAACGGCCTGATGACTTTTGATCGAAAGGTCATCAAGATGCCTGCCGAGGAACTCAAAGCGATCCACGTACCGGTTACCAAATAA
- the modB gene encoding molybdate ABC transporter permease subunit translates to MDSHEIAAVLLSLRVSLIGVLLGLPPGLACGWLLARKSFWGKTVLETAINLPLVLPPVITGYLLLVAFGRNGVLGSLLQNWLGISIVFDWKGAAVASAVVAFPLMVRSIRLGISSVDPTLEMAAETLGATRWDAFWTVTVPLARSGIIAGCILAFARGFGEFGATIMISGNIPGKTQTVPLYVYDQMETPGGVQNATGVIIVSILIAAAALWVSERLERNSRVAPKQSSDG, encoded by the coding sequence GTGGACTCCCACGAAATTGCTGCCGTACTGCTAAGCCTGCGTGTGTCGTTGATTGGCGTCCTTCTTGGTCTTCCGCCGGGGTTGGCTTGCGGCTGGCTACTGGCCCGCAAGTCGTTCTGGGGGAAGACAGTCCTCGAGACGGCCATCAACCTGCCGCTGGTACTGCCGCCTGTGATTACCGGATATTTGCTGCTGGTGGCGTTTGGGCGCAACGGTGTGCTCGGATCGCTGCTGCAAAACTGGCTGGGCATCTCTATTGTCTTCGACTGGAAAGGGGCGGCGGTCGCTTCGGCCGTGGTGGCCTTTCCATTGATGGTACGTTCCATCCGTCTAGGAATCTCTTCAGTCGATCCCACCTTAGAAATGGCAGCCGAAACGCTAGGGGCCACGCGGTGGGATGCGTTCTGGACGGTGACCGTACCGCTGGCTCGCTCGGGAATTATTGCCGGGTGCATCCTGGCCTTTGCACGAGGTTTCGGCGAGTTCGGTGCCACGATCATGATTTCGGGCAACATCCCTGGCAAAACGCAAACGGTACCGCTGTATGTTTACGATCAGATGGAAACGCCGGGCGGTGTGCAGAACGCAACTGGCGTGATCATTGTTTCCATCTTGATCGCGGCAGCGGCACTGTGGGTTAGCGAGCGGCTCGAGCGGAATTCACGCGTCGCGCCGAAGCAATCGTCTGACGGATAA
- the modA gene encoding molybdate ABC transporter substrate-binding protein: MSPNMFAVEFKHVICCLVWLFALSSFMLGCSNASGSKAPTVVILGAASTKDLLEDIAAAAKASLGDPIEIEISTGPSHALAQQILSGAPADLYVSANRQWAEAIVDADLASDSIDWLANSMVVVAPANSKLSINSLEDLTSADVKRIALAGENVPAGIYAEQALTHYKLWDPLNVAGKIIRGHDVRSALAYVQRGEVDAAIVYATDARLTDDVRVVAKLDPASHTPIIYPLVRMRTSSRESEQVYQFFLGSEARQIAESYGFQTLVTDQGKE, from the coding sequence GTGAGTCCGAACATGTTCGCCGTTGAGTTCAAACACGTTATCTGCTGCCTGGTTTGGCTATTTGCCCTGTCCAGCTTTATGCTGGGCTGTTCGAACGCTTCTGGCAGCAAAGCACCGACGGTCGTTATTCTCGGAGCGGCTAGCACCAAGGATCTGCTAGAGGACATTGCCGCGGCGGCGAAGGCTTCGCTGGGTGATCCTATCGAGATAGAAATCAGCACCGGCCCATCTCACGCTCTGGCCCAGCAGATCCTTTCTGGTGCTCCAGCGGATCTTTACGTGTCCGCCAATCGTCAGTGGGCGGAAGCGATTGTCGATGCCGACCTGGCGAGCGACTCGATCGATTGGCTGGCCAATTCGATGGTGGTTGTCGCCCCGGCGAACTCGAAGCTTTCAATTAACAGCCTGGAAGATCTCACTTCTGCTGACGTCAAGCGAATCGCCCTCGCTGGCGAAAACGTTCCAGCTGGGATCTACGCCGAACAGGCGCTCACGCACTACAAGCTGTGGGACCCTTTAAATGTGGCGGGCAAGATCATCCGCGGCCATGATGTCCGTAGTGCTCTTGCCTACGTCCAGCGAGGCGAAGTCGACGCGGCGATTGTTTACGCCACCGATGCTCGATTGACGGACGACGTTCGTGTCGTGGCGAAGCTAGACCCAGCTTCGCATACGCCGATTATTTATCCCCTGGTGAGAATGCGGACAAGCTCACGCGAGTCAGAGCAGGTTTACCAGTTCTTTCTGGGAAGTGAAGCCCGGCAGATCGCCGAAAGCTACGGCTTTCAAACGCTAGTCACCGACCAGGGAAAGGAGTAG
- a CDS encoding c-type cytochrome domain-containing protein → MKTASLLTLPLVVVSCFWQFAAADSPTYTKDVEPLLRKYCVGCHSDVEPEAELSLHTFKSLQGNSSEGPLLKPGDPTASQLTAVMLGSTEPKMPPEDEPQPSQDEINRIVEWIKAGAPKGDSSADSPWKLAVDPIASSASVRPVSALAVSPDGKLIAIGRYGHVALFQLDEQGSYDAANPLTEIAGLPGKVTSLNFNREGNQIAIASGVTGLAGYAAIYATDTGKQKKAFEGHADILFDAEISPDGKTLATCGYDRKIVLWDIESGKSLHELTGHNGAVYDVGFSPDSQFLVSGSADDTCKVWRVSDAMRLDTLPQPLKEVYCCAFSPDGNTIVAGGADNNLRVWKFVSQSGPKINPMIQARFAHEGPVQRLAFADDGQKLFTVGNDLAVKLWDTSNYSELKLWSDRPEVSMAVGYASPSKSLFLGQMNGDVQRITWTSDELNTQQTQQVAAIEPMPITTTDMNATNEAEGNDTPESAQKVALPTKIKGTIHNEAEGPDVDYYRFSVLAGQSWVLEVNAARAKSPLDSHISIYHSDGSPVERVKLQAVRDSYFTFRGKDDATSDDFRIFNWEEMKLNQYLYCSGEIVRLWLHPRGPDSGFKVYPGEGQRWGYFDTTPLAHALGEPCYVVQPVPSGQAIVPNGLPVFTLYYENDDESRRTMGDDSRLFFTVPSDGDYLVKVRDVRGFEGEKFSYELTARPRKEDFRVDNAFRDISIGAQSYREVRFRCSRMDNFDGPIDVQIEGLPEGFTITSPITIEEGQIEAMGVLHAGQSAKTLTEEQLKQIKISASAKIDGKPVKHDVAGFKKIEVRDKTKLALRIEPAEKGVAPIQQHEDGLLEFEVQAGETIMLKVIANRNGDNSNISFGKEGSGRNLPFAVNVANLGLNGLMIMSDHDEREFFITADEVAEPTSRLFHLQTGSDGGHATQPVLLHVRPK, encoded by the coding sequence ATGAAAACTGCAAGCTTACTTACCCTTCCGTTGGTGGTCGTGTCGTGCTTCTGGCAATTCGCCGCTGCTGATTCGCCAACCTACACCAAAGACGTAGAGCCCCTGCTGCGTAAGTACTGCGTCGGCTGTCATAGCGATGTCGAACCAGAAGCGGAGCTTTCCCTGCACACATTCAAGTCGCTGCAAGGGAATTCGTCGGAAGGGCCGCTGCTGAAACCAGGCGACCCGACTGCCAGCCAGTTGACTGCTGTCATGCTTGGTTCGACTGAGCCGAAGATGCCGCCGGAAGATGAACCACAGCCAAGCCAAGACGAAATTAACCGGATCGTCGAGTGGATCAAAGCGGGAGCACCTAAGGGGGATTCCTCGGCAGATTCGCCATGGAAGCTGGCAGTCGATCCGATCGCGTCTAGTGCAAGCGTTCGACCTGTCTCGGCGCTAGCCGTTTCCCCAGATGGGAAGCTGATTGCTATTGGCCGGTACGGGCACGTTGCACTTTTCCAACTCGACGAACAGGGCTCTTACGACGCCGCCAACCCGTTAACCGAGATCGCAGGGCTTCCTGGCAAGGTGACGTCGTTGAATTTCAATCGCGAAGGGAACCAGATCGCCATCGCGTCGGGAGTCACCGGTCTGGCTGGTTATGCGGCGATTTACGCTACCGATACCGGAAAGCAGAAAAAAGCATTTGAGGGCCATGCCGACATTCTGTTCGACGCCGAGATTTCGCCAGACGGGAAGACCCTCGCCACGTGCGGTTACGACCGTAAGATCGTGCTGTGGGATATCGAAAGTGGCAAGTCGCTGCACGAACTGACCGGGCACAATGGAGCCGTATACGACGTAGGCTTCAGCCCTGACAGCCAATTCCTGGTCTCCGGTAGCGCGGACGATACCTGCAAGGTATGGCGTGTAAGTGATGCGATGCGGCTAGATACGCTGCCGCAACCGCTGAAAGAGGTCTACTGCTGTGCGTTCTCGCCTGATGGAAATACGATCGTTGCCGGTGGTGCCGACAATAACCTGCGGGTCTGGAAGTTCGTCTCGCAGAGCGGACCGAAGATCAATCCGATGATTCAAGCTCGTTTTGCACACGAAGGCCCTGTCCAGCGTCTGGCGTTTGCCGACGATGGCCAGAAACTGTTCACCGTTGGCAACGATCTGGCGGTAAAGCTATGGGACACGTCGAACTACTCGGAGTTGAAGCTTTGGAGCGACCGTCCCGAAGTCTCGATGGCTGTCGGATATGCTTCCCCATCAAAGTCTCTTTTCCTGGGGCAGATGAATGGTGACGTCCAGCGGATTACGTGGACCAGCGACGAGCTGAACACACAGCAAACCCAGCAGGTCGCCGCGATCGAACCGATGCCAATCACCACTACCGACATGAACGCCACCAACGAGGCGGAAGGAAACGACACGCCTGAGTCGGCGCAGAAGGTTGCCTTACCGACTAAAATCAAAGGGACCATCCATAACGAGGCCGAAGGACCCGACGTCGACTACTACCGTTTCTCGGTTTTGGCTGGCCAATCGTGGGTGCTGGAAGTCAACGCGGCCCGCGCAAAGAGCCCTCTCGATTCGCACATTTCCATTTACCACTCCGATGGTTCGCCCGTGGAACGTGTGAAACTACAGGCCGTGCGAGATTCGTACTTCACTTTCCGCGGCAAGGACGACGCGACTTCAGACGACTTCCGAATCTTCAACTGGGAAGAGATGAAGCTGAACCAGTATCTGTACTGCAGCGGAGAAATCGTTCGGCTGTGGCTCCATCCACGCGGCCCCGATAGCGGTTTCAAGGTCTACCCAGGTGAAGGACAACGCTGGGGCTATTTCGATACCACGCCGTTGGCCCACGCATTGGGTGAACCATGCTATGTCGTTCAGCCAGTACCCAGTGGCCAGGCAATCGTTCCTAATGGCCTGCCTGTCTTCACACTTTACTACGAAAACGACGATGAATCTCGCCGCACCATGGGAGATGACTCGCGTCTCTTCTTCACCGTACCGTCCGACGGCGACTACCTGGTGAAGGTTCGCGACGTGCGCGGGTTTGAAGGAGAGAAGTTCTCTTACGAGCTCACCGCTCGTCCGCGGAAGGAAGACTTCCGTGTCGATAACGCGTTCCGTGACATTTCGATTGGGGCCCAAAGCTACCGCGAAGTTCGGTTCCGCTGCTCGCGGATGGATAACTTCGACGGGCCAATCGATGTTCAAATCGAAGGCCTGCCGGAAGGGTTCACGATTACTTCCCCGATTACGATCGAAGAAGGTCAGATCGAAGCAATGGGGGTCTTGCACGCAGGCCAGTCGGCCAAGACGCTCACCGAAGAGCAACTGAAGCAGATCAAGATTTCGGCCTCGGCCAAGATCGACGGCAAACCGGTGAAGCATGATGTGGCTGGCTTCAAGAAAATTGAAGTCCGCGACAAGACCAAGTTGGCCCTGCGTATCGAACCTGCTGAGAAGGGAGTCGCACCGATCCAGCAACACGAAGATGGCTTGCTCGAGTTCGAAGTTCAAGCAGGCGAGACGATCATGCTCAAAGTGATCGCCAACCGCAACGGCGATAACAGCAACATCAGCTTTGGCAAGGAAGGTTCCGGCCGAAATCTCCCCTTCGCGGTCAACGTGGCCAACTTAGGGCTGAATGGGTTGATGATTATGTCTGACCACGACGAACGCGAATTCTTCATCACCGCTGATGAAGTCGCCGAGCCGACATCCCGCCTGTTTCACCTGCAAACTGGCTCCGACGGAGGGCACGCGACGCAGCCAGTGCTGCTGCACGTACGACCCAAGTAG
- a CDS encoding DUF1549 domain-containing protein — protein MNTRLSLCHAAMVLVGLLAGTNTLAMAEDSSLVLLPQQIELRTPQDQQLVVVQRQSGDKLLGQMSEAIEWTSADPAIATIENGTVRPVARGTTTITAKVGDQSASVEVVVSGQDQPTQYGFHRDVLPILSKRNCNAGGCHGALAGKGGFRLSLNGYDPESDYFNIVKQDKGRRIEFAAPEYSLLLNKPSTAVPHKGGLVLPRDSEDFEVLAQWIAHGAAPPQSGDAVVERLEVFPDASLQEIGTSQQFSVRAHYSDGTSRDVTRWVRWSSTNDTVSQVNADGLASIMGPGEGAIVAWYDSKLAIARTTVPYPASGQNTDGADDRKPRNFIDEHIDAQLNRLNLVASPNCTDAEFLRRAYLDTIGRIPNLDETRDYLADTSEDKRDKLIEKLLESPEFVDYWAYKWSDILMLNGTLLRPAALKTYYQWIHSHVEKNTPWDQLVREIVTSTGESTENGATNFFALNQSPEEMTENASQAFMSLSIGCAKCHNHPLEKWTNDQYYAMANIFSRVKAKGWGGEGRNGDGARTLYVATSGELVQPRTGKPQPPTPLDGEPMALDSPEDRRVKFAHWLTSPENPYFAKAITNRVWANFYGVGLVEEVDDLRISNPPSNGALFDAATKHVVDSKFDLKSLMRTILQSNAYQRSSKPIGGNEAESRFYSRYYPRQIMAEVLHDAVVQVTGVPSKFDTVAFPGNDKQKTDFYPEGTKAIQLYDSAVENYFLSTFGRNPRNIVCECERSSEPTMVQVLHISNGNTINNKLQSKDSRVEKLFQLRRNGLSDEALVDEIYLTCFSRYPTPEKRQQLVQFLPPVNSAEERATIEDLFWGLLSTREFLFNH, from the coding sequence ATGAATACGCGGTTATCCCTTTGCCATGCGGCGATGGTTCTTGTCGGCCTGTTGGCTGGCACGAATACGCTTGCGATGGCGGAAGATTCTTCGCTGGTACTCTTACCGCAGCAGATCGAGTTGCGCACGCCACAGGACCAGCAACTGGTTGTCGTGCAGCGGCAATCAGGCGACAAGCTTCTCGGCCAGATGAGCGAAGCAATCGAGTGGACCTCGGCCGATCCGGCCATCGCCACGATTGAAAACGGAACCGTTCGCCCGGTGGCCAGAGGAACCACCACGATCACCGCCAAAGTTGGCGATCAATCGGCATCGGTCGAAGTCGTTGTATCTGGCCAAGACCAGCCGACGCAGTACGGCTTTCATCGCGATGTGCTGCCCATCTTGTCGAAACGTAACTGTAACGCAGGCGGTTGCCACGGGGCCCTTGCTGGCAAAGGGGGCTTTCGCCTATCGCTCAACGGTTACGACCCCGAGTCGGACTATTTCAACATCGTGAAGCAGGACAAAGGACGCCGTATCGAGTTCGCCGCGCCAGAGTATAGTTTGCTGCTGAACAAGCCATCGACCGCCGTGCCGCACAAAGGTGGCCTGGTACTTCCGCGCGACAGCGAAGACTTCGAGGTGCTGGCCCAGTGGATCGCCCACGGTGCCGCACCGCCCCAGTCTGGCGACGCCGTCGTCGAGCGTCTGGAAGTCTTTCCCGATGCATCGCTACAAGAGATCGGCACCTCACAGCAGTTCTCGGTGCGAGCCCATTACAGCGACGGCACCTCACGTGATGTGACGCGTTGGGTTCGCTGGTCGAGTACTAACGATACCGTTTCGCAGGTCAACGCCGATGGCCTGGCCAGCATCATGGGTCCCGGCGAAGGTGCGATCGTGGCCTGGTACGATAGCAAGCTGGCCATCGCGCGGACGACCGTCCCCTATCCTGCCAGCGGCCAGAACACCGATGGTGCCGACGACCGCAAACCTCGCAATTTCATCGACGAGCATATCGACGCACAGTTGAATCGCTTGAACCTGGTCGCTTCTCCTAACTGCACCGATGCCGAATTTCTGCGGCGGGCCTATCTCGATACGATCGGCCGTATTCCGAATCTCGACGAAACACGCGACTATCTGGCCGATACGAGCGAGGACAAGCGAGACAAGCTGATTGAGAAGCTGCTGGAAAGCCCCGAGTTCGTCGACTACTGGGCGTACAAATGGTCGGACATTCTGATGCTCAACGGGACCCTTCTTCGCCCAGCGGCCCTGAAGACCTATTACCAGTGGATCCATAGCCACGTCGAGAAGAATACGCCGTGGGATCAATTGGTTCGCGAAATCGTCACCTCGACCGGCGAGAGTACCGAGAATGGAGCGACGAACTTTTTCGCGTTGAATCAATCGCCGGAAGAGATGACCGAAAACGCCTCGCAGGCCTTCATGAGTCTTTCCATCGGTTGTGCCAAGTGCCATAACCACCCGCTCGAGAAGTGGACCAACGACCAGTACTACGCAATGGCCAATATTTTCTCGCGGGTGAAAGCCAAAGGTTGGGGTGGCGAAGGTCGCAACGGGGACGGCGCTCGTACGTTGTACGTCGCGACCTCGGGGGAACTGGTCCAGCCACGAACCGGCAAGCCACAGCCGCCGACTCCACTCGATGGCGAGCCAATGGCACTGGACAGCCCCGAAGACCGCCGGGTCAAGTTCGCCCACTGGTTGACTTCGCCTGAAAACCCTTACTTCGCCAAGGCAATCACCAACCGAGTGTGGGCTAACTTCTATGGAGTCGGCCTGGTCGAGGAAGTCGACGACCTTCGGATCTCGAATCCACCGAGTAATGGCGCGCTGTTCGATGCGGCGACCAAACATGTCGTCGACAGCAAGTTCGACCTGAAATCGCTGATGCGAACGATCTTGCAGTCCAACGCCTACCAACGTTCGAGCAAGCCGATCGGCGGGAACGAGGCCGAGTCGCGGTTCTACAGTCGCTACTACCCACGGCAAATCATGGCCGAAGTACTGCATGACGCCGTGGTGCAAGTCACCGGGGTGCCGTCGAAGTTCGATACGGTCGCCTTCCCAGGCAACGACAAACAGAAGACCGATTTCTACCCTGAAGGAACCAAGGCGATTCAGTTGTATGACTCAGCTGTCGAGAACTACTTCCTGAGCACGTTTGGCAGAAACCCCCGCAACATCGTTTGCGAATGTGAGCGTTCCTCAGAGCCCACCATGGTTCAGGTGCTGCACATTTCCAATGGCAATACGATCAACAACAAGCTGCAGTCGAAAGATAGTCGCGTTGAGAAGCTGTTTCAATTGCGGCGTAATGGGCTTTCAGACGAGGCCCTGGTGGACGAGATCTACCTGACGTGCTTCTCACGGTATCCCACGCCTGAGAAGCGGCAACAGTTGGTTCAGTTCCTGCCGCCAGTCAATTCCGCTGAAGAACGTGCCACGATCGAAGACCTGTTCTGGGGCCTGCTGAGCACCCGCGAGTTCCTTTTCAATCACTAA